Proteins co-encoded in one Papaver somniferum cultivar HN1 chromosome 5, ASM357369v1, whole genome shotgun sequence genomic window:
- the LOC113280002 gene encoding patatin-like protein 2 has protein sequence MERAVLNSLSKFIFIQLWIEVAIYLVTVLSMDGGGVKGIIPGVILAFIEAELQKLDGEEVRLADYFDVVAGTSTGGLITAIITAPNSNNRPLYAAKDIVPFYLQHSPNVFPNENRMLGSVVHFFSTVTGPKYSRHYFRSLVKKLLGDTKISQTLSSIVIPTFDMRLLRPIIFSTSEAKRDASKDALLSDVCISTCVAPTYFPSHYFKTKDSEGKVLKRFNLVDGGVAANNPTLLAMTSITNDLLDNNEDLAPIRAKDYRKYIIISLGTGNAKNEEKYKSSLVSKWGVLGWLYYGGNVPLIDAFCQASADMVDIHASTLFRALHLEENYLRIVTDDLVGNTTSVDISTKKNMQKLIKIGQDILKKTMCRVNLETGISEEIEGACTNEEALIHFVKILPNERPARLAKYTF, from the exons TTGGTAACCGTGTTGAGCATGGATGGTGGAGGTGTCAAAGGTATAATCCCTGGAGTTATCCTTGCTTTCATTGAGGCTGAATTGCAG AAACTAGATGGAGAGGAGGTGAGATTGGCCGACTACTTCGATGTTGTTGCAGGAACGAGCACTGGCGGCCTGATAACCGCCATCATAACTGCTCCTAACAGCAACAACCGTCCTCTCTATGCTGCCAAGGACATTGTCCCATTTTACCTTCAGCATTCTCCAAATGTATTCCCTAATGAAAACAG AATGCTTGGGTCAGTTGTACACTTTTTCAGTACGGTGACAGGACCCAAATATAGCCGGCACTACTTTCGCTCTCTGGTGAAAAAACTTCTTGGAGATACCAAAATCAGCCAAACATTATCATCTATTGTTATACCTACCTTCGACATGAGGCTTCTTCGACCTATTATCTTTTCAACCAGCGAG GCAAAGAGGGATGCTTCAAAAGATGCTTTGTTATCAGATGTGTGCATTAGTACATGTGTTGCCCCAACGTATTTCCCGTCTCATTACTTTAAAACAAAAGACTCTGAAGGAAAAGTACTCAAGAGATTCAACCTTGTAGATGGTGGAGTTGCGGCCAATAATCCT ACTCTACTAGCAATGACTTCCATAACGAACGATTTACTAGATAACAATGAAGACTTGGCACCCATCAGAGCCAAAGACTACAGAAAATACATAATCATATCTTTAGGAACGGGAAATGCCAAGAATGAAGAAAAATACAAGTCTTCATTAGTCTCTAAATGGGGTGTTTTAGGGTGGTTGTATTATGGAGGTAATGTTCCTCTTATTGATGCTTTCTGTCAAGCAAGTGCAGATATGGTTGACATCCATGCTTCCACTCTCTTCAGAGCACTCCacttag AGGAAAACTATTTACGCATTGTG ACAGATGACTTAGTCGGGAATACAACATCAGTGGATATATCGACGAAAAAGAATATGCAAAAATTGATTAAGATAGGCCAAGATATACTGAAAAAGACTATGTGTAGGGTTAACTTAGAAACCGGAATTTCCGAGGAGATTGAAGGAGCATGCACCAACGAAGAAGCCTTAATCCATTTTGTTAAGATTCTCCCTAATGAACGTCCGGCCAGGCTAGCCAAATATACATTCTAG